The stretch of DNA ACGCCGTACGCGGCGGATAAGCTGGCCAGCGAACACTACCTCGACTTCTATCGGCGCCAGCATGGACTTGATCCGGTGGTGTTTCGCTTCTTCAATATCTACGGGCCGCGACAGGATCCGTCTTCGCCCTACTCGGGCGTGATCAGCATCTTCACGCAGCGCGCGCAACAGGGGCTACCGATCGCCGTGTTTGGCGATGGCGAGCAAACCCGCGACTTTTTATATGTCGGCGATCTGGTGGAGATTCTGCTTCAAGCGCTTGAGAGCGCTGTCGCCGAGGCGGGTGCGGTTAACGTGGGACTGAACCGCGCGACCAGCTTGAATGAATTGCTGGCGGCAATCGGCGACGTCTTGGGTGCGCTGCCACCCGTGACCTACGGGCAAGCCCGCGGCGGCGATATCCGCCATTCGCGCGCGGATAATACGCGGTTGTTGCAGCGTTTCCGTCTGCCTGAGCCCGCTACGGATATGCGTACGGGGCTGGCAACGCTGTTGGGGCATTAAAAAAGTAGAAAAGCAAAGGCGCCCTAGGGCGCCTTTGTCATACCTGCGATCCGGCGAAATGCTGGGTTCGTCAGAATTTGTAGCCGAGGCCGACCATGTAGACCATTGGGTCTACGTCGATATCGACCTTCACTTTACTGTCACCTAGGTAGGTGGTGCCGGTGGTGTCAATATCAATGTATCGAACCTGCGCGTTGAGCATGATGCTGTCTGTCAGCATGTAATCCATGCCGACCTGAGCAGCCACTCCCCACGAATCCTGAACGTCAAAGCCGTCAAAGACTTGGTCGGCGGAACTGCTTAGCTTGGTATCGAAGAACCACGTGTAGTTGATGCCCGCGCCGACATACGGCTGGAAGGATGAACTCTTGTCGAGCGGGTAATAGACGATGCTCAGTGTCGGTGGCAAATGTTTCAGGCTGCCTAGCTTCCCATCGATGCCCTGCGCCACGCCTTTCACTCCGACGTCATGGCTAAATGGCGTGGCTGCTAGCAACTCAATACCTACGTTGTCAGTAACCATATACGCGAAGTTCAACCCGAGTTGCGTATCGCTATCCAGGGTGGCTTGGCTGCCATCAAACGTAGTGGCTCCGGCACTGACTTCACCGCTGTCCTCGCGCGGATCAACAGTAATGGCACCGGCACGCAGAATCACATCACCAGCCTGATGGGCCTGAGCGAAAGGGGCGGCGAGGGCTACGGCCAGCACGGACGCGGTAAAGAGGGTCTTGCGCATAATGGAACTCCATCCAGACATGATGTGTTGCGACTGGTGACCATGGTAGGGCGCGGCGCTTCCTCGATTTTGATCCAGCTCAACGAAACGCTCCGGTTTGAAGGGGCTGCGACGTATTGCCCGGGTTGCCTTCCTTTGTGCATCTAGATGATAATGTTTCTCTTTCGAGTTTGACCCTTCGTCTGCAAGGACCCATCAATGCAAGCCCTTATTCCCCGCCTCCTGGCGGTCGCCGTGCTGCCATGCTGCGTGCAGCTTCATGCAGCCCCGTTGGATGCCGCGCTCGAAGAAAGTCAGCGTCTGGCCGCTGAGGCGAAGGCGTCGCAAGCGCGCATCGAACAGCTCGATGACGCCACCCGGCAGATGCTCAATGACTACCGCAGTGCAGTGCAGCAGGCCGAGGCATTGAAAGCCTATAACGAGCAGCTGACTCAGCTCACCGCGGGGCAGCGCAAGGAACTTGATGGTTTTCAGCGTCAGCTGGATAGCATCGAGCGCACCCAGGAAGCCGTTGCGCCACAGATGGGGCGGATGGTTGAAGTGCTCGAGGAGTTCATCGCCGCTGATCTGCCATTTCTGCCAGACGAGCGCGCAGACCGTCTGGCCAGTCTGCAGGACATGCAGGCTCGCGCCGATGTCAGTTTGGCCGAGAAATACCGGCGAATTCTTGAGGCCTATCAGATCGAGAGTGATTACGGCCGAACGCTGGAAGCCTGGCGGGGCGAGCTGCCCACCGAAGGCGGCAGCCGTAGCGTCGAGTTTCTCCGCCTGGGTCGAACCATGCTGTATTACCAGACCCTAGATGCTCATGTGAGCGGCTGGTGGAACCCTCAGTCCCAAGCCTGGGAAGTGCTCGACGGTGGCGCTCGCCGACCAATCACCAAAGCCATCGCCATTGCTCGGCAACAGCAGGCGCCCACCTGGCTGGAACTACCCGTGAATACGCTGGCCAAGGAGGCTGCACAATGAGCCGCTTGCTGACTTTGCTATTAATCGGGCTATTGCCAGCTCTGGCTCAGGCGGCAGAGCCATTGACCCCTGACCAGTTGTTACAGCGCATTCGCAGTGAACGCGCGGCGGAGGTCGACGCGATGCAGGCGCGCGAACAGGCTTTTGTTCAGAATCGCAGCGAGCAGGCACAGCTGCTGGCGCGTGCCAACGCCGCGCTGGAACAGCAGAAAGCCGAAGCCGAGCGGTTGAAAGCCGAGTTCGACCGTCAAGAAGCCGAGCTGGCCGAGCAGGAAAAGCTTTTGGCACAGCGTGTTGGCCATCTCGGCGAGCTGTTCGGCGTGGTGCGTCAGAGCGCCGGCGATATTGCCGGGCAGTGGGAGGATAGCCTGCTCAATGCGCAGTTCCCCGACCGGCTCGAGCGACTCAAAGCATTAGCCGAAAGCCGTGAGCTGCCTTCAGCGGAAGATCTGGACAGCTTCTGGATGATGCTGCTTGAAGACCTTGCCGCCAGCGGCCGGGTCGAGCGGGTTGACTTGCCTGTCGTGGGCGTTGATGGCCAGCGCAGCGTGCAGTCGGTCCTCCGTGTCGGCAGTTTCTCGGCGTTTACCGATGATGCCTTCCTGCGCTACGAAAGCGGTGCCGGTGAGCTGCTGACTCCGAGTCGCCAGCCATCCGGTATGGATCAGGTAAACGATTACCTGGGTAGCACCGATGCGCTGGCGACGCTGCCGATCGATCCAAGCCGCGGCTCATTGCTGGCTCAGTTACAACGTCAGCCACAGCTGTGGGACCGCGTGCAACAGGGCGGCCTGGTCGGTTGGGTCATTCTGGTGCTCGGCGCCATCGGCCTGCTGCTCGCCATCTGGCGGATGGTCTATCTGTCCGGTGTCAGTCGCGCCGTGGGCCGTCAGATGCGCGAACTCAATCAACCACGCGGTGACAATCCGCTGGGCCGCATCATCGGCGTGCTCGGGCCCAAGCCGCAGCTGTCCGATCTGGAGACCCTCGAGCTCAAGCTGGACGAGGCGATCCTCCAGGAAACCCCGCCGCTGGAGCGCGGACAGCCGCTGCTCAAGCTGCTGGCTGCCGTTGCACCGCTGCTTGGCTTGCTGGGCACCGTAACCGGAATGATCGTGACGTTTCAGGCCATCACCCAGAGCGGTGGCGGCGACTCGCGGCTGATGGCCGATGGGATTTCCCAAGCGCTAGTGACCACGGTGTTGGGCCTGGTGGTCGCGATTCCGCTGCTGTTCCTGCACAGCCTGCTGGCCAGCCGCAGCAAGTCGCTGATTCAGCTGCTTGAACAGCAGAGCGCGGGCCTTATCGCGCTGCATCTGTCGGGGACGCCACGTCGTGAGTGATCTGCACGGGCAGTGGCTGCGCCTCGTCGACAGTGGCTACTCGCTGCTCGATTTCATGGCTGCGGGCGGCGCGGTCATGTGGGCGTTGGCCGCCTTGTGCGTGCTCTAT from Pseudomonas sp. DNDY-54 encodes:
- a CDS encoding NAD-dependent epimerase/dehydratase family protein — its product is MGDSPILVTGGAGFIGSNLVDALVARGYSVRVLDNLSTGKRSNLPTSANVEFVEGDVADAQLVRRAVLGCGAVVHLAAVASVQASVDDPVGTHQSNFVGTLNLCEAMREAGVRRVVFASSAAVYGNNGEGQAIDEDVPKAPLTPYAADKLASEHYLDFYRRQHGLDPVVFRFFNIYGPRQDPSSPYSGVISIFTQRAQQGLPIAVFGDGEQTRDFLYVGDLVEILLQALESAVAEAGAVNVGLNRATSLNELLAAIGDVLGALPPVTYGQARGGDIRHSRADNTRLLQRFRLPEPATDMRTGLATLLGH
- a CDS encoding OmpW/AlkL family protein → MRKTLFTASVLAVALAAPFAQAHQAGDVILRAGAITVDPREDSGEVSAGATTFDGSQATLDSDTQLGLNFAYMVTDNVGIELLAATPFSHDVGVKGVAQGIDGKLGSLKHLPPTLSIVYYPLDKSSSFQPYVGAGINYTWFFDTKLSSSADQVFDGFDVQDSWGVAAQVGMDYMLTDSIMLNAQVRYIDIDTTGTTYLGDSKVKVDIDVDPMVYMVGLGYKF
- a CDS encoding DUF3450 domain-containing protein: MQALIPRLLAVAVLPCCVQLHAAPLDAALEESQRLAAEAKASQARIEQLDDATRQMLNDYRSAVQQAEALKAYNEQLTQLTAGQRKELDGFQRQLDSIERTQEAVAPQMGRMVEVLEEFIAADLPFLPDERADRLASLQDMQARADVSLAEKYRRILEAYQIESDYGRTLEAWRGELPTEGGSRSVEFLRLGRTMLYYQTLDAHVSGWWNPQSQAWEVLDGGARRPITKAIAIARQQQAPTWLELPVNTLAKEAAQ
- a CDS encoding MotA/TolQ/ExbB proton channel family protein, whose product is MSRLLTLLLIGLLPALAQAAEPLTPDQLLQRIRSERAAEVDAMQAREQAFVQNRSEQAQLLARANAALEQQKAEAERLKAEFDRQEAELAEQEKLLAQRVGHLGELFGVVRQSAGDIAGQWEDSLLNAQFPDRLERLKALAESRELPSAEDLDSFWMMLLEDLAASGRVERVDLPVVGVDGQRSVQSVLRVGSFSAFTDDAFLRYESGAGELLTPSRQPSGMDQVNDYLGSTDALATLPIDPSRGSLLAQLQRQPQLWDRVQQGGLVGWVILVLGAIGLLLAIWRMVYLSGVSRAVGRQMRELNQPRGDNPLGRIIGVLGPKPQLSDLETLELKLDEAILQETPPLERGQPLLKLLAAVAPLLGLLGTVTGMIVTFQAITQSGGGDSRLMADGISQALVTTVLGLVVAIPLLFLHSLLASRSKSLIQLLEQQSAGLIALHLSGTPRRE